A window of the Cucurbita pepo subsp. pepo cultivar mu-cu-16 chromosome LG01, ASM280686v2, whole genome shotgun sequence genome harbors these coding sequences:
- the LOC111788921 gene encoding PXMP2/4 family protein 4-like has product MIGAVRRSSGLSGLLHFRRSSQLKGSKAFEATAIVRKQSQPIRPYFRLPDSFRKTKEVGVFPSLQHSSVWSVISFAKVEFLEWYLAMVKCRPVLTKSITSALIYTAADLSSQTIALPSSEPYDLVRTLRMAGYGLLILGPSLHYWFNFMSRLFPKKDIFSTLKKMALGQSLYGPSMTVIFFSMNAFLQGENGSEIIGRLKRDLLPTMLNGVMYWPVCDFITFRFVPVHLQPLVSNSFSYAWTVYMTYMASLEKAAS; this is encoded by the exons atGATCGGCGCTGTCCGGAGGAGCTCCGGGCTGTCTGGATTGTTGCATTTTCGCCGTTCTTCTCAGTTGAAAGGTTCTAAGGCTTTTGAAGCTACTGCGATCGTGAGGAAGCAATCTCAGCCCATTCGGCCGTATTTCCGTTTGCCGGATTCTTTCAGGAAGACGAAGGAGGTTGGTGTTTTTCCATCGCTGCAGCACTCGTCTGTGTGGTCGGTTATTTCGTTTGCGAAGGTTGAGTTTCTCGAATGGTATTTGGCTATGGTGAAATGTCGCCCTGTTCTTACGAAGAGTATCACTTCTGCGCTTATTTACACGGCTGCTGATTTGTCGTCTCAG ACCATTGCTCTGCCATCTTCAGAGCCATATGATTTAGTTCGAACACTACGTATGGCTGGATATGGCCTGCTGATTCTAGGGCCATCTCTCCATTACTGGTTCAACTTCATGTCAAGACTCTTCCCCAAGAAGGACATCTTCTCCACCTTGAAGAAAATGGCCTTGGGCCAGAGCCTCTATGGCCCTTCCATGACagtcattttcttctctatgaATGCATTTCTCCAAG GTGAAAATGGTTCTGAAATCATTGGCCGATTGAAACGAGATTTACTTCCTACAATGCTCAATGGTGTTATGTACTGGCCAGTTTGTGACTTCATCACATTCAGATTCGTCCCTGTTCATCTTCAA CCGTTGGTCAGCAATTCGTTTTCATACGCGTGGACTGTTTACATGACATACATGGCAAGCCTCGAGAAAGCTGCCTCATGA